The following coding sequences lie in one Trichoderma breve strain T069 chromosome 1, whole genome shotgun sequence genomic window:
- a CDS encoding profilin domain-containing protein → MSWQAFVDTSLVGTGHITKGAIISIAGDSAWASSPELTIQPAEMKVIADIVAGNQAAIDKAYAEGIHVAGVRYVLTKTADDIYARAGRDGVCITPSKQAIVVGIHNEAVQAGNATSVVAALADHLKKTGY, encoded by the exons ATGTCCTGGCAAG CTTTCGTCGATACTAG CTTGGTCGGTACCGGCCACATCACCAAGggcgccatcatcagcataGCTGGCGACAGCGCTTGGGCTTCCTCTCCTGAGCTGACG ATTCAACCTGCCGAGATGAAGGTCATTGCCGATATCGTCGCTGGCAACCAGGCTGCCATCGACAAGGCTTACGCTGAGGGCATTCACGTTGCCGGAGTGCGCTACGTTTTGACCAAGACCGCGGACGACATCTACGCACGAGCT GGCCGTGATGGTGTTTGCATTACCCCCTCCAAGCaggccatcgtcgtcggcattCACAATGAAGCCGTGCAGGCCGGAAACGCCACCTCGGTCGTCGCCGCTCTCGCCGATCACCTTAAGAAGACCGGATATTAA
- a CDS encoding pterin 4 alpha carbinolamine dehydratase domain-containing protein, whose product MSRSKIPSLLFSYKNTSLASSGIRHARFMSSQSPKLDQLLVSNGGKWTLTADGEALERSFKFKNFTKTWDFMTAVSLQCKIWNHHPEWSNVYNTTFIRWTTHVPKGLSDKDIGLATLCDSIAKDFGELEPEPASCEMKTLADEVVKDGNCCVKK is encoded by the exons atgtCCCGTTCAAAAATCCCATCCTTACTCTTCTCCTACAAGAACACTTCCCTCGCTAGTTCCGGCATCAGACACGCTAGATTCATGTCCTCTCAATCCCCCAAGCTCGACCAGCTGCTTGTATCGAATGGCGGCAAGTGGACGCTGACGGCTGATGGGGAGGCTTTGGAGCGGAGTTTTAAGTTTAAGAATTTCACAAAGACATGG GATTTCATGACGGCTGTTTCGTTGCAGTGCAAGATCTGGAATCATCATCCTGAGTGGTCTAAT GTTTATAATACGACATTTATTCGGTGGACAACACATGTCCCGAAAGGCCTATCAGACAAGGATATCGGCCTAGCTACTCTCTGTGATTCCATAGCTAAGGATTTTGGTGAATTGGAACCGGAACCGGCAAGTTGCGAGATGAAGACTTTGGCGGATGAGGTTGTCAAGGATGGCAATTGCTGCGTGAAGAagtag
- a CDS encoding got1/Sft2-like family domain-containing protein, translating to MSMWLSDNQKIGVVFCSGGGLFLVGGVMLFFDRAMLAMGNILFLIGLTIIIGPQKTFFFFARKQKAKGTAAFFAGLTLILIKWTFIGFIVEAYGIAVLFGDFLGTIAGFARGLPVIGPYIGMLADRIGLGRRNAELPV from the exons ATGTCTATGTGGCTGTCGGATAACCAGA AGATTGGGGTGGTTTTCTGCTCTGGCG GTGgtctcttcctcgtcggTGGAGTGATGCTATTCTTTGATCGCGCCAT GCTTGCGATGGGAAAT atcctcttcctcatcggcTTGACGATTATCATTGGTCCTCAGAAgacattcttcttcttcgctaGGAAAcagaaagcaaaaggcacAGCTGCATTCTTCGCAGGCCTCACGCTGATATTGATAAAATGGACGTTCATCGGCTTCATAGTAGAAGCATATGGAATCGCCGTATTGTTTGGCGATTTCCTGGGCACGATTGCAGGATTCGCCCGAGGTTTACCTGTGATCGGGCCCTACATCGGTATGCTCGCAGATCGGATAGGCCTGGGACGCCGCAACGCCGAGCTGCCCGTCTAA
- a CDS encoding sec63 brl domain-containing protein: MASADLLSAEAEWRQQFAAMQAALANLKLPQNSIKAPDADADLDDDDFGGYSSTTSGHDVWDFISDEDEEYYSSDFAEDGTGAAAGGFGAEWLAAKCASIAAKNGMSPDVFESQIVSVLSSGQPEDELQAHLTDLVGFDDLDFIIELLGHKDEVVASASAHHEQPETQGRKLLTKAQRDEALRMRDYQHKNAALAPSYAKEPQYPHVYRAYNAGNTLSSSGKKYGLPVGSERLQFEKYEEYFVPAGKKGVPGPGEKLIKIADLDGLCRNTFKGYKTLNRMQSLVFPVGYKTSENMLICAPTGAGKTDAAMLTILHTIGQHIQPNPIENPEATEFAVNTEDFKIVYVAPMKALAAEVTEKLGKRLAWLGIKCREYTGDMQLTKAEIVQTQIIVTTPEKWDVVTRKGTGDTELVQKVRLLIIDEVHMLHDERGAVLESLVARTERQVESTQSLIRIIGLSATLPNYVDVADFLKVNKYAGLFYFDASFRPVPLEQHFIGVKGKAGSKTSKDNLDNVAFDKVKEMLQRDHQVMVFVHSRRDTMVTARMLHQKAIEQFCVDLFDPSGHPHYGQASRDIGQSKSKDIRDLLSKGIGVHHAGMARADRNLMERLFADGVLKVLCCTATLAWGVNLPAAAVVIKGTQVYSAQDGKFIDLSILDVLQIFGRAGRPQFEDTGIGMICTTLDKLPHYLSAITEQQPIESKFSTKLVDNLNAEIALGTVTSIPEAVQWIGYSYLFVRMQRSPMTYGIEWAEIRDDPNLVQRRRQLAIQAARTLQQSQMIIFNENTEELRSKDIGRIASQYYILHSSIQVFNTMMNPQATEADVLKMISMSGEFDNIQSRDSEAKELLQFKDIVPCDVDKGIDTPQVKTNILLQSYISKIQPDDFALTNDMNYVAQQSGRICRALFMLALNRRWGHQCLVLLTLSKSIEKRIWPFQHPLHQFELQKPILNQLDSKENLTIDVMKEMEPAEIGSLVHNQGAGKNIAKILNNFPMVHVEAEIAPLNRDVLRIKLYVIPDFLWKDHIHGTSESFYIWVENSETSEIYHHEYFILNRRKLHDEHELNFTIPLSDPLPTQIYVRAISDRWLGSETVTPVSFQHLIRPDTESVYTDLLNLQPLPITALKNPGLEELYAKRFSFFNPMQTQIFHTLYHTSANVLLGSPTGSGKTVAAELAMWWAFRERPKSKVVYIAPMKALVRERVIDWGNRLAKPLGLKLVELTGDNTPDTRTIKDADIIITTPEKWDGISRSWQTRGYVRQVSLVIIDEIHLLAGDRGPILEIIVSRMNYISSSTKNKVRLLGMSTACANATDLANWLGVKEGLFNFRHSVRPVPLELYIDGFPEVRGFCPLMQSMNRPTFLAIKNHSPEKPVIVFVASRRQTRLTAKDLINYCGMEDNPRRFLRMDEEDLQLNLSRVKDDALREAINFGIGLHHAGLVESDRQIAEELFLNNKIQILVATSTLAWGVNLPAHLVVVKGTQFYDAKTSGYKDMDLTDVLQMLGRAGRPQFDNSGVARIFTQDAKKDFYKHFLHTGFPVESTLHKVLDNHICAEISAETIMNKQDALDYLTWTFFFRRLHKNPSYYGLEISAEEHSTIAAQQLANEFMIDMVDKSLEELDESKCVEVFPNGDVDPTPLGKIMSYYYLSHMTIRYLSRNAKANASFLNVLSWMCHATEYDELPVRHNEDLVNEVLSQNLPFPGNSFNLPMWDPHVKSFLLLQAFMSRIELPVTDYVGDQTSVLDQAIRIIQASIDVLTEMGFLSSCLQMMKLLQSIKCARWPTDPPASILPGVEPDSTKNDTTLATISTYSQDQITAFAKKLHVPSNLQARFKRAASMLPNVAVTVTDITTLSLTVNVKRLNPLVDRDARIWAPKFHKPQNEGWFVIVADVAKDEVIAVKRLGWGSPSAGSSGVKKPLGQGSYPSARTVLELPPPKAKEARKLDIIVVSDGYVGMEHRVLGVDIPAPPAVDDDLDKSGQSKKVTEGSSA, encoded by the exons ATGGCCTCAGCTGATCTGTTGAGCGCAGAGGCCGAGTGGAGGCAGCAATTTGCTGCTATGCAGGCGGCCCTTGCTAATCTCAAGCTGCCTCAAAATAGCATCAAAGCGCccgatgctgatgccgatctggacgacgacgactttgGTGGCTATTCCTCTACGACCAGCGGCCACGACGTCTGGGACTTCATCTctgacgaggacgaggagtaCTACAGCAGCGACTTTGCGGAGGATGGCACCGGTGCAGCCGCTGGTGGATTTGGGGCCGAGTGGCTTGCCGCCAAATGTGCTTCCATTGCAGCCAAGAATGGCATGTCTCCAGATGTTTTCGAGTCTCAGATCGTGAGCGTGCTGTCATCTGGCCAGCCCGAAGATGAACTGCAGGCTCATCTCACTGATTTGGTTGGGTTTGATGACTTGGACTTTATCATTGAGCTCTTGGGACACAAAGATGAAGTTGTTGCTTCCGCCTCGGCTCACCATGAGCAGCCGGAAACCCAAGGACGAAAACTTTTGACCAAAGCTCAGAGAGATGAGGCTCTTCGTATGCGAGACTACCAGCACAAAAACGCTGCCCTTGCGCCCAGCTACGCCAAAGAGCCTCAGTACCCTCACGTTTACAGGGCATACAATGCGGGAAACACCCTGAGCTCTTCTGGTAAAAAGTACGGCCTACCGGTTGGTAGTGAGCGTCTTCAGTTTGAGAAATATGAAGAGTATTTCGTGCCAGCTGGAAAGAAAGGCGTACCGGGCCCAGGGGAGAAACTCATCAAAATTGCTGATTTAGATGGGCTTTGCCGCAATACATTCAAGGGGTACAAGACACTCAACCGGATGCAGAGTTTGGTCTTTCCAGTTGGATACAAGACGAGTGAGAACATGTTGATTTGTGCTCCAACCGGTGCG GGTAAAACTGATGCAGCCATGCTCACGATTCTTCACACTATTGGCCAGCATATTCAGCCAAATCCTATTGAGAACCCCGAGGCGACTGAATTTGCTGTCAACACAGAGGACTTCAAAATCGTCTATGTCGCGCCCATGAAGGCTCTGGCAGCCGAAGTTACCGAGAAGCTGGGCAAGCGTCTTGCATGGCTGGGCATCAAGTGTCGAGAATACACTGGTGATATGCAGCTCACCAAGGCTGAAATTGTGCAAACTCAAATCATCGTCACCACCCCTGAAAAGTGGGATGTTGTCACCAGAAAGGGAACTGGAGATACGGAGCTGGTGCAAAAGGTGAGGCTGCTCATCATCGATGAAGTTCACATGCTTCATGACGAGCGTGGAGCCGTTCTAGAATCTCTTGTTGCTCGAACAGAGAGGCAGGTAGAAAGCACTCAGTCGCTCATTCGAATTATCGGCCTGAGTGCTACCCTGCCCAACTACGTCGACGTTGCCGATTTCTTGAAGGTAAACAAGTATGCTGGTCTGTTCTATTTTGATGCTTCATTCCGCCCTGTTCCACTAGAGCAGCACTTCATCGGTGTCAAAGGAAAGGCCGGGTCCAAGACGTCTAAGGACAACTTGGATAACGTTGCTTTCGACAAGGTCaaagagatgctgcagcgCGATCATCAAGTCATGGTGTTTGTGCATTCTCGGAGAGACACTATGGTAACGGCAAGGATGCTTCACCAAAAGGCAATCGAGCAGTTCTGTGTCGATCTTTTTGATCCATCAGGACATCCTCATTATGGCCAGGCATCACGAGATATAGGccagtccaagtccaaggatATTCGAGATTTGCTCTCCAAGGGTATCGGTGTTCACCATGCTGGTATGGCAAGAGCAGACAGAAATCTCATGGAGCGACTCTTTGCCGATGGCGTGCTCAAAGTTCTCTGCTGTACTGCTACTCTGGCATGGGGTGTCAACTTGCCGGCTGCGGCGGTCGTTATTAAGGGTACTCAGGTATACAGTGCACAGGACGGTAAATTCATTGATCTCAGCATTCTTGATGTGCTTCAGATCTTTGGTCGTGCCGGTCGTCCCCAGTTTGAAGACACTGGTATCGGCATGATCTGTACCACTCTTGACAAGCTTCCACACTACTTATCAGCCATTACGGAACAGCAACCCATCGAATCAAAATTCTCGACCAAGCTGGTTGACAATCTCAATGCCGAAATCGCGTTGGGCACTGTCACGTCGATTCCAGAAGCCGTACAATGGATAGGATACTCATATCTGTTTGTGCGTATGCAGAGGAGCCCGATGACTTATGGCATTGAGTGGGCAGAAATACGTGATGATCCGAACCTGGTTCAGCGACGTCGCCAACTGGCGATACAAGCCGCGCGAACTCTGCAGCAATCGCAGATGATCATCTTTAATGAGAATACCGAAGAGCTCCGCAGCAAGGATATTGGTCGCATTGCCAGTCAATACTACATCCTTCACTCGAGCATCCAAGTCTTCAACACAATGATGAATCCTCAAGCCACCGAGGCCGACGTCTTGAAGATGATTAGTATGAGTGGAGAGTTTGACAATATCCAGTCCAGAGACAGCGAAGcaaaggagctgctgcagttcAAAGACATTGTTCCTTGCGATGTTGACAAAGGCATTGACACGCCTCAGGTAAAGACCAATATTCTGCTGCAGTCATACATTTCCAAGATCCAGCCAGACGATTTCGCTCTTACCAACGATATGAACTATGTTGCTCAGCAATCCGGTCGAATCTGCAGAGCCTTGTTCATGCTTGCTCTCAACCGTAGATGGGGCCACCAATGTCTAGTGCTTCTGACCCTGTCCAAGTCAATTGAGAAGAGAATCTGGCCGTTTCaacatcctctccatcagTTTGAGCTCCAGAAGCCAATCCTCAACCAACTCGATTCCAAAGAGAACTTGACAATCGACGTCATGAAGGAAATGGAGCCTGCAGAGATCGGAAGTTTGGTACACAACCAGGGTGCTGGAAAGAACATTGCCAAGATACTCAACAATTTCCCAATGGTTCATGTGGAGGCTGAGATTGCCCCTCTGAACCGAGATGTATTGCGTATCAAGTTGTATGTTATCCCCGACTTCCTGTGGAAAGATCACATCCATGGAACGTCGGAATCCTTCTACATTTGGGTCGAGAACTCGGAGACTTCAGAGATTTACCATCACGAGTACTTTATTCTCAACAGGAGAAAGCTGCATGATGAGCATGAACTGAATTTCACCATTCCTCTGTCAGACCCATTACCGACACAGATCTACGTTCGAGCCATCTCTGACCGATGGCTTGGATCGGAGACGGTAACTCCTGTTTCTTTCCAACATCTCATTCGACCAGACACAGAAAGTGTGTATACAGACTTGCTTAACCTGCAACCCCTTCCCATCACGGCGCTCAAGAATCCCGGACTAGAAGAGCTCTATGCCAAGcgattcagcttcttcaacccGATGCAAACTCAAATCTTCCATACTCTGTACCATACTTCAGCAAACGTTCTTCTAGGTTCTCCTACAGGTAGTGGAAAGACTGTTGCTGCCGAGCTTGCCATGTGGTGGGCATTCCGAGAACGACCCAAGTCCAAGGTGGTGTATATCGCGCCAATGAAGGCCCTGGTTCGCGAACGTGTCATAGACTGGGGGAACCGTCTTGCTAAGCCCCTGGGACTCAAACTGGTTGAGTTGACCGGTGACAACACTCCCGACACGAGGACTATCAAGGATGcagacatcatcatcacgacGCCTGAGAAGTGGGATGGTATTTCTCGTTCTTGGCAGACCAGAGGATATGTTAGGCAGGTCAGCTTGGTGATTATCGATGAGATTCACTTGTTGGCTGGAGACCGTGGCCCGATTTTGGAGATTATTGTTTCTC GAATGAACTATATTTCATCCTCGACAAAGAACAAAGTCAGGCTGCTTGGCATGTCGACAGCATGTGCCAATGCCACTGACCTGGCTAACTGGCTTGGTGTAAAGGAAGGCCTCTTCAACTTTAGGCATTCCGTCCGCCCCGTCCCTCTGGAGCTGTACATTGATGGATTCCCCGAAGTTAGAGGCTTCTGCCCATTGATGCAATCTATGAACCGGCCAACGTTTTTGGCAATCAAGAACCACAGCCCTGAGAAACCCGTCATTGTGTTTGTTGCGTCCCGTCGACAGACTCGCCTCACTGCCAAGGATCTAATCAACTACTGCGGTATGGAGGACAACCCACGACGCTTCCTTCGAATGGACGAAGAAGATTTACAACTCAACTTGTCGCGTGTAAAGGATGATGCGCTAAGAGAAGCCATCAACTTTGGCATTGGCCTCCATCATGCTGGTCTCGTCGAGTCTGACCGACAGATTGCAGAAGAGCTCTTCTTGAACAACAAGATTCAGATCCTCGTCGCAACCAGTACCCTTGCATGGGGTGTGAACCTGCCCGCCCACCTTGTCGTTGTCAAGGGCACTCAGTTCTACGACGCCAAGACCAGCGGCTACAAGGACATGGATCTCACAGACGTCTTGCAGATGTTGGGACGAGCTGGACGACCTCAGTTTGACAACTCTGGTGTGGCCCGAATCTTTACccaagatgccaagaaggaTTTCTACAAGCACTTTTTGCACACCGGTTTCCCCGTGGAATCAACCCTACACAAAGTCTTGGACAACCATATCTGCGCAGAAATCTCTGCAGAGACGATTATGAATAAACAAGACGCACTCGACTATCTGACATGGACGTTCTTTTTTAGACGACTACACAAGAACCCGTCTTACTACGGACTGGAGATTTCGGCTGAAGAACACAGCACCATCGCCGCTCAGCAGCTAGCCAACGAATTCATGATTGACATGGTCGACAAATCCCTCGAAGAGCTCGACGAGTCTAAGTGCGTCGAAGTCTTCCCCAACGGCGACGTCGACCCTACTCCCCTCGGCAAGATCATGAGTTACTACTACCTGTCGCACATGACCATTCGGTATCTCTCGCGCAATGCCAAGGCAAATGCCAGCTTCTTGAACGTCTTGTCGTGGATGTGTCACGCAACGGAATACGATGAGCTGCCCGTCCGCCACAACGAAGATCTGGTCAATGAGGTGCTTTCGCAGaatcttccttttcctggAAACTCGTTCAATTTACCCATGTGGGATCCTCATGTCAAGTCGTTCCTCTTGCTGCAGGCGTTCATGTCGCGCATTGAGCTCCCCGTTACCGATTACGTCGGTGATCAGACCAGTGTGCTTGACCAGGCAATTCGTATCATCCAGGCCTCCATCGACGTCCTCACCGAGATGGGTTTCCTCTCTAGCTGtctgcagatgatgaagcttcttcaaagcATCAAGTGCGCCAGATGGCCAACCGATCCTCCCGCATCAATCTTGCCCGGTGTAGAACCAGACTCTACAAAGAACGACACGACGCTCGCGACAATCAGCACGTATTCGCAAGACCAAATCACCGCGTTTGCCAAGAAACTCCACGTTCCATCTAACCTCCAAGCTCGCTTCAAGCGCGCCGCGTCGATGCTCCCCAACGTCGCCGTCACCGTCACCGACATCACCACGCTTTCACTCACCGTAAACGTCAAGCGTCTCAACCCCCTCGTCGACCGCGACGCACGCATCTGGGCGCCAAAGTTCCACAAGCCCCAGAATGAAGGATGGTTCGTCATTGTCGCGGATGTCGCCAAAGACGAGGTCATTGCCGTGAAACGCCTCGGTTGGGGCAGTCCTTCTGCAGGCAGTTCAGGAGTAAAGAAGCCGCTCGGCCAAGGCTCATATCCTTCTGCTCGAACGGTGCTCGAGCTTCCCCCGcccaaggccaaagaggcaCGTAAGCTGGATATTATTGTCGTAAGTGATGGATACGTCGGGATGGAACACAGGGTCCTCGGCGTAGATATTCCAGCTCCCCCAGCAGTGGACGATGATTTGGACAAATCAGGACAATCAAAGAAGGTAACAGAAGGATCATCAGCATAA
- a CDS encoding dynamin family domain-containing protein yields the protein MSETIEAAHLPRFQFPPDGKKAKILEIIEKIRHCDLEQDIDVPELVLCGQQSSGKSSVLEALTGLEFPKGDGGACTRFPIEIRLFSGAETSYIKSKVRFCPRPSDDSSAINDFQDHEDPVEISSHCPGDLINRAKEIMGISDVRRFSHNVLSIEYHFPDPASPTHAPRLTLIDLPGIVAVGDQELVERYTKKYIQRTTSLVLAVLNGAEDLENLRILKMVNDSACTNRTFGIITKPDMTHPGSGLEAGWVKQVLKPDREQFGLGSHVVYNRSPTQTQDETRFPPNLNNDRYKEKIPNGWHEVYKMESSDRWGIQNLRNRLVALLSDRASEQVLPIYRGQMRKSLENAIYDLRKLANQASTGSYQEQVSSAIHKDGPFFVISKESCRWLRSKIDKKSKEFYEAMKTRGHNSNKLEERKEAALATLKLLDYDRGDAPMSLHPDMWMVAKSNAIRLSDNLKTIKPAKPEPVQLESKKPGDKETDILLQRAELAVVNRMTALKQLENLMLVYKKCRDTYIDNVVVQVVQRCLLRGFDDLFRHDWMYNNALFDKITKDPNKDANAEKERTLREHISILTSAEADLEKLLGNYNRD from the exons ATGTCAGAAACTATTGAAGCAGCTCATTTGCCCAGATTTCAGTTCCCCCCAGAtggaaaaaaggcaaagataTTGGAAATCATTGAAAAAATCCGTCACTGCGATCTTGAACAAGATATTGATGTCCCAGAGCTGGTTTTATGCGGCCAGCAGTCCTCTGGCAAATCATCCGTTTTGGAGGCTCTAACGGGACTCGAATTTCCGAAGGGAGATGGCGGCGCATGCACTAGATTTCCGATCGA GATACGCCTCTTTTCTGGAGCGGAAACCTCTTATATAAAGAGCAAAGTCCGATTCTGTCCACGGCCAAGTGATGATTCGTCTGCAATAAACGACTTTCAAGATCACGAAGATCCTGTGGAAATATCATCGCACTGTCCTGGAGACTTAATAAATCGTGCAAAGGAGATTATGGGAATATCGGACGTGAGAAGGTTTTCCCATAACGTGCTGAGTATTGAGTATCACTTTCCAGACCCAGCATCGCCGACGCATGCACCACGGTTGACCCTTATTGACCTTCCAGGCATTGTGGCAGTTGGAGATCAAGAGCTTGTGGAGCGGTATACGAAAAAATACATCCAAAGAACAACGTCGCTTGTACTTGCCGTTTTGAATGGAGCCGAGGATCTAGAAAACTTGAGGATTTTAAAAATGGTCAATGACTCTGCCTGCACTAACAGGACATTTGGGATTATAACCAAGCCAGACATGACACATCCGGGATCTGGATTAGAAGCTGGATGGGTGAAACAAGTTCTGAAACCCGACCGCGAGCAATTTGGTCTAGGTAGCCATGTTGTATACAACCGCAGCCCTACACAGACGCAAGATG AGACTAGATTTCCGCCGAACCTCAATAATGACCGGTACAAAGAGAAGATACCGAACGGATGGCACGAAGTGTATAAAATGGAGTCATCTGATCGATGGGGCATTCAGAACCTCAGAAACAGACTGGTTGCATTGCTGTCAGACAGGGCAAGCGAGCAAGTCTTACCAATCTACCGCGGT CAGATGAGAAAAAGTCTCGAAAACGCTATCTACGATCTACGCAAGTTGGCCAATCAAGCTTCTACTGGGAGCTACCAGGAGCAAGTTTCATCAGCCATACACAAGGATGGGCCTTTCTTTGTCATTTCTAAAGAAAGCTGTCGCTGGCTTCGGTCCAAGATCGataagaagagcaaggaaTTCTACGAAGCAATGAAGACAAGAGGCCATAACTCTAACAA GCTAGAGGagcgaaaagaagcagctttAGCGACGTTGAAATTACTTGACTACGATCGAGGGGACGCCCCCATGAGTCTTCATCCAGACATGTGGATGGTGGCCAAGTCCAACGCCATAAGGCTCTCCGACAATCTCAAAACAATTAAGCCAGCGAAGCCTGAACCGGTGCAACTTGAATCGAAAAAGCCAGGAGATAAAGAGACAGACATTTTACTACAACGCGCCGAGCTCGCCGTTGTGAATCGAATGACGGCTCTTAAACAGCTAGAGAACCTCATGTTGGTGTATAAG AAATGCAGGGATACATATATCGATAATGTCGTCGTCCAAGTTGTACAGAGATGTCTTCTGCGTGGATTTGACGACTTATTTAGGCACGACTGGATGTACAACAATGCATTATTCGACAAGATCACCAAAGATCCCAATAAGGATGCTAATgcggaaaaggaaaggacTCTGAGGGAGCACATCAGTATCTTAACGTCAGCCGAAGCCGATCTAGAGAAATTGCTGGGAAACTATAATAGAGACTGA
- a CDS encoding ras family domain-containing protein yields the protein MSSSLEAKIVVLGAQNVGKTSLVMRYCKGSFNPAQTTSTVGASFLTKRVVDNDSDTVVRLQIWDTAGQERFRSISRLYYRGANACILCYSITDAQSFLDMGEWLMELRRNLPADVVLHVVGTKADIVARDPSLRQVPFERCIAYVAENLAPGLGSTPPPTATPSNGHSYPSMGGVEPRSPSSKRSSGFWGQEVGWDACHEISAESGEGVEEVFRVVARKLVEQNRKMQQALLQATATPNTPGYESGMDGGYFEGMNARGSFRIGRDRRSWLFPPGFSPAVTIDRAGSTQEQDQQVDSRQKQRRSSCC from the exons ATGTCGTCTTCTctcgaggccaagattgtGGTCTTGGGCGCCCAAAACGTGGGCAAGACGTCCCTTGTGATGCGGTACTGCAAAGGCTCCTTCAATCCAGCCCAGACGACGTCCACCGTCGGCGCCAGTTTCCTGACCAAGCGCGTGGTCGACAATGACTCCGACACTGTTGTGCGCCTCCAGATCTGGGACACGG CCGGTCAAGAGCGTTTCCGCTCTATATCCCGTTTATACTACCGCGGCGCCAATGCTTGCATTCTTTGCTACAGCATCACCGATGCCCAATCTTTCCTCGACATGGGCGAGTGGCTCATGGAGCTGCGCCGCAACTTGCCTGCAGACGTCGTGCTGCACGTCGTCGGCACAAAAGCCGACATTGTTGCCCGCGATCCTTCTCTCCGCCAAGTCCCCTTTGAGCGCTGCATCGCCTACGTCGCCGAGAATCTAGCCCCCGGCCTCGGCAGCACGCCGCCCCCGACCGCCACGCCCAGCAACGGCCATTCCTATCCCTCAATGGGCGGCGTCGAACCCCGGAGCCCCAGTTCTAAGCGGAGCTCCGGCTTCTGGGGCCAGGAGGTTGGCTGGGACGCCTGTCACGAGATCAGTGCCGAGAGCGGCGAGGGTGTCGAGGAGGTCTTCCGCGTCGTTGCCAGGAAGCTCGTCGAGCAGAACCGCAAAATGCAGCAGGCTCTTCTCCAGGCGACCGCAACTCCGAATACTCCTGGGTACGAATCCGGTATGGACGGAGGATACTTTGAGGGCATGAATGCCAGAGGGAGCTTCCGCATCGGACGCGACAGGCGGAGCTGGCTGTTCCCGCCGGGCTTCTCACCGGCTGTGACCATTGACAGGGCTGGATCTACACAAGAGCAAGACCAGCAGGTCGACAGCCGGCAGAAACAACGgcggagcagctgctgctag
- a CDS encoding synaptobrevin domain-containing protein codes for MKLHYIGIIRNDSQPAVEIVSEKELSAYSRFTRSNYGEFMSLFAKTVAERTRPAQRQDVEEQDYTFHAYGRTEGICGIIISDHQYPALVAHQLLSKVVDEFLTKHPRSSWATGEPVLPFPELKDYLEKYQDPQQADSIMKIQKELDETKIVLHKTIESVLQRGEKIDDLVAKSDGLSAQSKMFYQQAKKQNSCCVLM; via the exons ATGAAGCTTCACTACATCGGC ATCATCCGCAACGATAGCCAGCCCGCAGTCGAGATCGTTTCCGAGAAGGAGCTGAGCGCATACTCGCGCTTCACACGCAGCAA CTATGGCGAGTTCATGAGCCTTTTCGCAAAGACCGTCGCCGAGCGCACCCGACCCGCCCAGCGACAAGACGTCGAAGAACAAG ACTACACTTTCCACGCCTACGGCCGCACCGAGGGCATctgcggcatcatcatctccgacCACCAATACCCCGCCCTGGTCGCCCACCAGCTTCTCAGCAAAGTCGTCGACGAGTTCCTCACCAAGCACCCGCGCTCCTCGTGGGCCACCGGCGAGCCCGTCCTGCCCTTCCCCGAGCTGAAGGATTACCTCGAAAAGTACCAGGACCCGCAGCAGGCCGACAGCATCATGAAGATCCAGAAGGAGCTTGACGAGACGAAGATTGTTCTGCACAAGACTATCGAGAGCGTGTTGCAGCGAGGAGAGAAGATTGACGATTTGGTGGCGAAGAGTGATGGTCTGAGCGCTCAGAGCAAAATGTTTTATC AGcaagcaaagaagcaaaactcTTGCTGCGTGTTGATGTAA